One Aegilops tauschii subsp. strangulata cultivar AL8/78 chromosome 7, Aet v6.0, whole genome shotgun sequence genomic window carries:
- the LOC141027559 gene encoding GDSL esterase/lipase At3g09930-like has product MFVFGDDFVDNGNRPNITGEKTSRQWSYPYGSYLNSHYSTSPVLTGRFSNYRMQSDFIARMLGLHEAPPAYELTEDQSCDSSGMTFASGGAGVFKVKTKKVPTLAAQVQTFKRLVKDGVISTHQLHHSVALIAISGNDYMSDSDIETGFYTSFDDLDTYVGNVATEILDNVAQLQMLGVRKVLVNNLHPIGCTPLHTSSNNYTTCDLLGNYGASVHNKYLKQMLEERDNVHILDLYTAFTNIINHAPGGGSAESKNFKGKLTPCCESAYKGGYCGERSHSGKRLYDLCETPDKMFYWDQTHPTHAGWEAVMKALQQPLMEFLDEDYVA; this is encoded by the exons ATGTTCGTCTTCGGCGACGACTTTGTCGACAACGGCAACCGTCCCAACATCACCGGTGAAAAGACATCGCGCCAATGGAGCTACCCCTACGGCTCCTATCTCAACTCTCATTATTCTACGTCTCCTGTTTTGACCGGGCGCTTCTCCAACTACAGGATGCAATCAGATTTTATAG CAAGGATGTTGGGTCTCCATGAAGCCCCTCCAGCGTACGAGCTCACAGAAGATCAATCTTGTGACTCatctggcatgacctttgctTCTGGTGGCGCTGGTGTCTTCAAGGTGAAGACCAAGAAGGTGCCGACACTTGCCgcacaagttcaaactttcaagAGGCTTGTCAAGGATGGGGTCATCTCAACACATCAGCTTCACCACTCCGTCGCGCTCATCGCCATCTCCGGCAATGATTACATGAGCGACTCCGACATTGAGACTGGCTTCTACACAAGCTTCGATGAT CTTGATACTTATGTCGGAAACGTGGCGACTGAGATCCTAGATAATGTGGCGCAACTGCAGATGCTTGGTGTGAGAAAGGTGTTAGTAAACAACTTGCATCCTATTGGTTGCACGCCTTTGCATACTAGTTCGAACAACTACACCACGTGTGACCTTCTCGGCAATTATGGTGCATCCGTGCACAACAAGTATCTAAAACAAATGCTCGAAGAAAGGGACAACGTTCACATACTGGACCTCTACACCGCTTTCACTAACATCATCAATCATGCCCCTG GTGGAGGGTCGGCTGAGTCCAAGAATTTCAAGGGCAAACTGACCCCGTGCTGCGAGAGTGCCTATAAGGGAGGGTACTGTGGAGAGCGTAGCCATTCAGGGAAGCGCTTGTACGACCTATGTGAAACTCCTGACAAGATGTTCTACTGGGACCAGACACACCCAACACATGCTGGGTGGGAAGCTGTAATGAAGGCGCTGCAACAGCCTTTGATGGAGTTTCTTGATGAGGACTACGTTGCATGA